Proteins encoded within one genomic window of Triticum aestivum cultivar Chinese Spring chromosome 2D, IWGSC CS RefSeq v2.1, whole genome shotgun sequence:
- the LOC123049655 gene encoding cytokinin riboside 5'-monophosphate phosphoribohydrolase LOG1-like, whose translation MDREDEIEMEMGAEAVAQVMAPPSRFRRVCVFCGSSKGNKTSYQDAAIELGEELVARNIDLVYGGGSVGLMGLVSQAVYSGGRHVIGVIPKTLMPREITGETVGEVKEVAGMHQRKAEMARQSDAFIALPGGYGTLEELLEVITWAQLGIHDKPVGLLNVDGYYNALLCFIDNAVDEGFIKPTARHIIVLAPTPKELLDKLEEYSPRHEEVVPRTKWETTEQLSCCKIPALKEGTVILPAQRGSML comes from the exons ATGGATAGAGAAGATGAAATAGAGATGGAGATGGGAGCAGAGGCAGTAGCGCAGGTGATGGCACCGCCGTCTCGGTTCAGGAGGGTATGCGTCTTCTGCGGGAGCAGCAAGGGCAACAAGACGAGCTACCAGGACGCCGCCATCGAGCTTGGCGAGGAGCTG GTAGCAAGGAACATTGATCTGGTGTACGGAGGAGGGAGCGTGGGGCTCATGGGCCTGGTCTCTCAAGCGGTCTACAGCGGAGGGAGGCATGTCATCGG GGTGATTCCCAAGACTCTCATGCCTAGAGAG ATAACAGGTGAGACTGTGGGGGAGGTGAAGGAGGTGGCTGGTATGCACCAAAGGAAGGCTGAGATGGCCAGGCAATCTGATGCCTTTATAGCGCTCCCTG GGGGCTACGGAACACTCGAGGAGCTTCTGGAAGTAATCACGTGGGCCCAGCTTGGCATCCACGACAAGCCG GTCGGGCTGCTGAACGTGGACGGCTACTACAACGCTCTGCTCTGTTTCATCGACAATGCCGTGGATGAAGGGTTCATCAAGCCCACCGCCCGCCACATCATCGTGCTGGCTCCCACGCCCAAGGAACTGCTCGACAAACTGGAG GAGTACTCTCCTCGGCACGAGGAGGTCGTGCCCAGGACGAAGTGGGAGACGACGGAGCAGCTGAGCTGCTGCAAGATCCCTGCACTGAAAGAGGGCACGGTGATCCTCCCGGCGCAGCGAGGAAGCATGCTGTGA